The Oncorhynchus masou masou isolate Uvic2021 chromosome 2, UVic_Omas_1.1, whole genome shotgun sequence genomic sequence ACCACAACATAAAACGGTTCCCAGTGCCTTAAAAAGCACAGATTTTTACACTAGCAGGGTAGAGTGCCTGTGAAACAGTTGACCCGAGGACAAAACCTTTAGAGCTATGTTGGAGACAGACACACCTCGGTCTGTCTTTTGAGAGCCTACAGCTCTCTTCTCATGGTCATGTAAGTATGCTGACACAGTAACAGGAAACACAAATATTTTATGTGAAAGAAACTACATTCGCCTCTATGCATGTTCAGTAAGGAAATGCTCAAACTTAGATCCTGCTATAACCCCAGCCGCAGTGAACTTTCACCTGTTTGCTTGGTAAAAGTGGATAATCTCCTATTTGGGGCAACTGTTACAGATTGAAACTCTACATGAGAGGATTAATTGTGGGTAATTATACAAATAAGACTAATAATTACACAATTGATCAACAGACTAAAAATTCACAAGAAAAACAAGTTATTCCATAAGAGTTGTCACAATAGAGTTCAAATTGTATTGAGCTGAAATTCTCACTTGCATGATTGGTCCTGGTCCATAAATAGTTTGTAAATAAATCAGAATTAATCCATGTGTTTTTGATAGATTCAAAATATGTATTACACAAAGCTATAGTGACATGCATTACTACGGAGTTATAGCATAGCTAGAAAGTTGAGGCCAGTGAATGAGAGACTGTGGTGGACACAAAATGAACTGAACACAGATATCCATCAAATGATATTCAAGAGATAAAGCTGGATGTGATTCCCACTGAAAGCAGAGTCCATCACATGACCACGGTATGAAAAGGCATTCTTTCACTCTGTCCAGCACTAAAGCCCTCATCCTGAGCAATAAGCTGCTTAAAGTCTGGAGCAAAATCAAGTTCTGTGATGAACACACTGTGACTGGACTAGTGGTACCCCATCTCCAGCCTCTCTGAGCTGTTCCCCAGTGGGAAATGGAATAGCCAGGCTTACATTCTAAAGGCTTATATATGGACCGACTTATTATGTTTCACTGCACAACTGCACAGTACTACCTGCACACACTAATCAATTGACCTCGTCAAGCAAAAAGGACAGTCAACTGTATTATTAAGTAAATGATATGTCTCAAATCTCTTGGTCGCCAGGCAGTTCATGCTGGTATAAGGGTACACCATCTGGCCAGCAGGGACACATTTACAGAGGCTTTCCCCAGAGAAACAGGCCCCTAGGCTTGCGGGCAGCCCTGCTCTTTCGAAGGTTAGGATCACTGAGGCGGCACCAGTCGCCTCCAATGGTAATCAGATTAACTGCAAAAGGTTCATGTGAAAGCAGGCTGCTACAGGAGGATGTTAATCATGTAGGCCAAAGGCTTACAGTCTCTAATGAAAGTCTACAGACCCCTTGCACTGTCTTCACATTTAGTTGCCTTAAAATGTTATCTAAAAAAGGGACAACAAATGTTTAAAACATTTTACTgatctacacaacctactccacattctcaaaatgaaagaaaaataACTGTACCAACTCAACAAAACATGGGGACatggccatggtagccaaaaaATGGCCTGctcagcatttttatacatgatccTAAGcatgattggatgttaattgcttatttaactcaggaaccacaccagTGTGGATTGTGGAATCACCTGCTTTCAATACTTTGTATCCCTTATTTACGCAAGTGTTTTCATTATTttagcagttacctgtatgttgcCATAAGAGTCGGGCAAAGTTGCTAGAATCTTATTCAAAATTATTCACAGCTGTTATGGCTGCAGCCAAGCGTTAACTCTGGTGTATGAAAACATACACAATCAATAAATAGTTTTTACAATTAGGAAAACGTTCtatacatttgtatttatttaaaaaatgtggaaaaattatGTAGATCTGTAGGGAAAAATGTAATCCTTTTTGGATTTAAAGGTGGCACAATGTAAATACAGTGCAAGGGGTGTGTAAACTTTCACTAGGCACTGTGTCATTGAACTGCCTATCATTCCCTTtgttttcacttttatttaaccaggtaggctagttgagaacaagttctcatttgcaactgcgacctggccaagataaagcgtagcaattcgtcacatacacatggaataaacaaaacatagtcaataatacagtagaacaaaagaaaacaaaaggtctatatacagtgagtgcagatgaggtaagttaaggaaataaataggccatggtggcgaagtaattataatatagcaattaaacactggaatggtagatcggcagaagaatgtgcaggtagagatactggggtgcaaaggagcaaaataaataaataccagtatggggatgaggtaggtagatcgatagatgggctgtttaaggatgggctatgtacaggtgcagtgatctgtaagctgctctgacagctggtgcttaaagctagtgagggagatgtgagtctccagctttagaGATTTTTGtcattcgttccagtcatgggcagcagagaactggaaggaaagacgaccaaaggaggaattggctttgggggtgaccagtgatatatacctgctggagcacgtgctgctatggtgaccagtgagctgagataaggcggggctttacctaacagagacttgtagataacctgtagccagtgggtttggtgacgagtatgaagcgagggccaaccaacgagagcatacaggtcgcaatggtgggtagtgtatggggctttggtgacaaaacggatgtcactgtgatagactgcatccagtttgttgagtagagtgttaaaggctattttatagatgacgtcaccgaagtcaaggatcggtaggatggtcagttttacgagggaatgtttggcagcatgagagaaggatgcattgttgcgatataggaagccgattctagatttaattttggattggagatgcttaatatgagtctggaaggagagtttacagtatagccagacacccaggtatttgtagttgtccacatattctaagtcagagccgtccagagtagtgatgctggacgggcgagcagtgatcgattgaatagcatgcatttagttttacttgcgtttaagagcagttggaggccacagaaggagtgttgtatggaattgaagctcatctggaggttagttaacacagtgtccaaggaggggccagaagtatacagaatggtgtcgtctgcgtagaggtgtaccagagaatcaccagcagtaaGAGCAATATCATTGATGCATACAGAAAAGAGAgccagcccgagaattgaaccctgtggcacacccatagagactgtctaCCCTAAGCTACAGCCtgtagagaaaaaaaaaacaagaaaagccTAAATTACATATTTTCATCTAATTTATGCTAAATGGGTTTGCTATAAAAGCATTTTTTTATAGAAATCATTTTTTGTATGAGTGGGATAACAAGTAGCAGGTTTGGTAAAATAGGTGGCATAGGACAAagatgttttaaaaaataaaacaaaaacacattttatgAAATGTCCTGAGACTAATCTGATCACAGCTTCTACAAGGAAGCCTGAACGGCTGTGATTACATGTGTTGCAGATGAGCAGCAAAATAAGTTTTGTTTGAGGAAGCCCACTACAGTGACTGCAGTATGAAATATTTTAACAAGGTGTGAAATACAACCTTGCAAGTTAGACATTACATCATCTTGAGTAGGCCTTCTGCACTTGTTTGAGTGAAATCCCTATGCACTGATTGGCTAGTTCTACCTCACTGCCTGTCACTGATAACAGGTAAATATTAAATTCAGATTCTCTACACATTTGTTCAGGAATTTGCTCAAATTATTTGATTCACATTGCTGCCCCTGCCCATTTCTAAAACAGAAGATCCAAACTGAGCTCATAAACAAGGATCAGCCTTCATCCTCTTCCAAAAGGTGTTTCAAAGTTATTGAATGTTTACTTTTAAACCTAAACTTCAAGTGACAGTGATTAAAAGAGAAGGCTTTAGGCAAAGCCCTGTTCTCTGGTGGTGCCGGATTTCACACTAGTTGGAGGAGGGCACCTCAGATTATGTGCCAGCAAGCAGAACACAGCCATTCAGACATTCTCAGAGCAGTAGAGCTGAAGTACCCACCCTGGGCAGTTGGCCAACTATAACAGCAAACTCCTCGAATGAGGATATGCAGATGACATGAACTTAAACAAACTGGACAAGATGAAGGGTGTTGCAGTACCACAATACTACAGCACTCATCCCAGATGTATGTAAGTGACGAGATGTTATTCTGATGATGAGAAATGGTTTACAGATTATGataggcggcagggagcctagtgatttttaaaatttattttacctttatttaactaggcaagtcagttaagaacaaattcttattttcaatgacagcttaggaacagtgggttaactgcctgttcaggggcagaacgacagatttgttcctttttcagctcaggggtttgaacttgcaaccttccgggttACTAgaacaacgctctaaccactaggctaccctgagcgttggtccagtaactgaaaggtcgctagtTTGAAGACACTTAAGCCTAAATTGTTCCAGGGGTGCTGGACAATGGTGACCCTGTCCATGACCCCACTCTCCAAGGGTGTCTCAGGTGGAGTCAGGATATTTAAAAACATTTCCAAATCACAAATGCGTATTAATACACACTTgcacatgtgtgaaataggacaatgTTTTTAAATTATGGTTATcagtagaaacatttcaaacacaCATACCtgcccacacgcacacacacacaaagagagaagaAAACAATTTATTATCTGACACAAACTCTACTTGAAACATGTAGTTGTCCTGACTGGTCATGTTTTACTCTACCATCGACCCTGTTTAATAACCATATCTCCTAGTTTGTTCACAAGCACAATTGCTCAAATCTCAGACTAGACAGAGGTCTATCTTTGAATAGCTGACAGATGTAAACTAAAGACAACCTAAAACTTAATTTGGAATAAATTGGTTTATCATGTCCAGAATGTGTTTAAACCTTgagaaaataaaaatgtattaacaCAAAGACAAACATTTTTAGTTCAGTGTTCATTTTTGGTTTGGTCTGAGCTGATGTTTTTTCTGCATGGCATGTCTCATATCCCTAAGACACCATACCAAAATAGTGAGGGAGACGCCTGTTGATGTTTCACCAGCCAAATGAATGCAGGTTTATGGATAGATAAACCTAGATAAATGTAGTCAATACAAGGGTTGTAATTATGAAGTCCCATTACACGTGAACAGTTTCCCTAACTATTAAATAAAGGTGTGATACGTTCAACTCCGAgaaagatagatatatatatatatctatatatatataataagtcTTGTGTGATGTATAGAAAGTacaatattgggatgcaaactcaacattTTATACATTTAAATGCTATACCTGACTTGGTACAAGTATCTTGTTTTTTTTAagtccataaccatgtgtgtgaggtgtatatttGTTTCAACGTAGATTTGTTTAAGGCTACCAAGAAACACGGAggctgatttagcccactgcagtataATGTTAAAATTACATGTAATTTGATAGGAAAATGTTACATCAATTCCCAATGAAAGTGTCGCATTCCTACCCAACTAAGTACAGGCTACACGTAGCCTATTTTACAATGTAGGTCTAATTTAAGAGTTCACCTCCGAGTTAGAATTCACTTCAAGGCAACTATAAAAGCAGACACATCGCATTAtgtaaaaacacacaaaaaaatgtcaTTGCACTTTCAGTAGCCTTGGCTTCAAGTAGGCCTAGTAAATGTGAGCAGGAAATAACTTTGTTTCAGCCTCAGCTCAGTGAAAATGCAGATGGTCGTTATAAGATGAAGTAACCCCGTTctgagaaaaaaatgtaatatgttGCACTTATAGCTGTCGATAGAAACAAATCCGCTAAACAGCTCCATATGCCGAGACACATTTATCACGCTAACTTTATTTCGAGAAATTCAACTTACCCGTGTCTGTGCGTCTCTTTCTTTCTTGGTGTTTCGTGTAGAATCGCCCTATCAAAAGCGATGACAATTTGTtgatttttaaatatatatatattttttaaattactcACTAAATTGAGTTTACTGAGTCCTTTCGATCCATTTGTTGCATGAACACCCTTCACAATCAACGTAACATCACTTCCCGTTCAGTTGAAGTGAgccagcccctccctctctcgccaaCCCGTAAAAGACCTCGGAACGGAAAACGACCCTACCGGCTCAGGAGTATTCTTTTGGAACTACACTTTGATCACACCCACAGcttcattgcattttggtacaccagaattacATTCATTTACAATTAAACGTTGCGTTTACCTTGCAGCACTGCGTTGCAGAGGTAGTTGCAGTGCATACGTTGGATTTATCGAACGTATACGTCAAACTGTATGCGTaaacggcttgacagaaatggtagcagaagctgaatgttgaacttttgttgcatacatatccagatgatgctgcatacTATTTTGCGCCATGACACGGTCGGTGTGTTGGAAGTGACACACATGGTTGGGGAGTAATGCTTCTAACACCGACAGTGTCATTGCATAAAATAGTAGCAGCATCATCTGGATTTGTATgtaacaaaagttcaacattcaccttctgctaccatttctgtcaagccatatatatatatatatatatatatatataatgatatCAAAAGTGTCACCaaaaaaaggtaaacaataggcctatagcaaatggcATTCATTtgtcacatgtaaatagcacttttcagtagtgctcaaagcatgtcATTCCATGAGTGCagtgagcccaatcagtcctccatgacaaaagcataaacagagtagggctggctaataagtccttagttttggggtcatgctcaggtaaaacaatttggctaatctatacttccaagtcctattcttgaagatcaaggggtataacatgtATTGGAATGattggaattctgatagactttggtttttaatgtaaagatatcatttaaattgtattattattatatgtagtagaaagcgatgggttagaagaagcatacataaccaacccataaagtaaaattgaacatccatatatggccaccTATGTAAACTTTAAGATTGATTTATGCTGCAACAGATGTCCTTCAATAGGTAACATACatgtttgtcttcttctaatgcctcttaaggggataGTAATCTTAAAGCAAAAGAATGGAATCATATTACGTTATTTAgcttgggtaatccaaaagttatgttcctggaaagacagtaccgtgcagtatcgaagagcccgcactgctgctcgatcatcctatttttccaacttaattgaggaaaataagaaccagaaatgtatttttgatactgtcgcaaagctaactaaaaagcatcattccccaagagaggataaattcatgaacttctttgaggaaaatatcatgatcattagaaagtaAATtatagactcctctttaaatctgcgtattcctccaaaaactcagttgtcctgagtctgcacaactctgccaggacctgggATCAAGGGAGACAAGTGTTTTGGTACTATATCtcgacacaatgatgaaaataatcatggcctctaaaccttcaagctgcataccgGACCcgattccaactaaactactgaaagtgctgcttcctgtgcttggccctcctatgttgaacataataaactgctctctatccaccggatgtgtaccaaactcactaaaagtggcagtaataaagcctctcttgaaaaagccaaaccttgacccagaaaatataaaaaactatcggcctatattgaatgcaactcactgccttcctgaagacaatgtatacgaaatgcttcagtctggttttagaccccatcatagcactgagactacacttgtgaaggtggtaaattaccttttaatggcgtcagactgaggctctgcatcagtcctcgtgctcctagaccttagtgctgcttttgataccatcgatcaccgcattcttttggagagattagaaacccaaattggtctacacagacaagttctggcctggtttagatcttatctgtcagaaagatatcagtttgtctctgtgaatggtttgtcctctgacaaatcaactgtaaatttcagtgttccgttttaggaccaccattgtattcactatatattttacctcttggggatgtcatacaaaaacaatgttaactttcactgctatgcagatgacacacagctgtacatttcaatgaaacatggtgaagccccaaaattgcccttgctgaAAGCccgtgtttcagacataaggaagtggatggcttcAAACTTTATACTTGTAAAcccggacaaaacagagatgcttgttctaggtcccaagaaacaaagagatcttctgttgaatctgacaattaatcttgatggttgtacagtcgtctcaaataaaactgtgaagacccacggtgttactctggaccctgatctctattttgacgaacatatcaagactgtttcaaggacagcttttttccatttaCGTAACATGGCAAAAATCTGAAATGTTCTGTCCAAAAACGatacagaaaaatgtatccatgcttttgttatttataggttagactactgaaatgctctactttccggctacctggataaagcactaaataaacttcagttagtgctaaatacggctgctagaatcctgactagaaccaaaacatgtgatcatattactccagcgctagcctccctacattggcttcctgttaaggcaagggctgatttcaaggttttactgctaacctacaaagcattacatgggcttgtgcctacctatctttccgatatggtcctgccgtacatacctacaagtacgctacggtcacaagacgcaggcctcctaattgtccctagaatttctaagcaaacagctggaggcagggctttctcctatagagctcaatttttatggaatggtctgcctacccatgtgagagacgcagactctgtctcaacctttaagtctttattgaagactcatctcttcagtatgtcctatgattgagtgtagtctggcccaggagtgtgaaggtgaatggaaaggcactggagcaacgaaccacccttgatgtctctgcctggccggttcccctctccactgggattctctgcctctaaccctattacaggggctgagtcactggcttactggtgctcttctatGCTGTCCccaggaggggtgcgtcacttgagtgggttgagtcactgacgtggtcttcctgtctgggttggcgccccccttgggttgtgccgtggcggagatctttgtgggatatactcggccttgtctcaggatggtcagttggtggttgaagatatccctctagtggtgtgggggctgtgctttggcaaaatgggtggggttataGCCTGCTTGTTtggtcctgtccgggggtatcatcgaatggggccacagtgtctcctgacccctcctgtctcagcctctagtatttatgctgcagttgtttatgtgtcggggggctagggtctgtctgttatatctggagtatttcttgtgtcttatccggtgtcctgtatgAGTTTTAAGTATGCtctttctaattctctctttgttgctctctctctcagaggacctgagccctaggaccatgcctcaggactacctggcatgatgactcctcctgtgattactattatttgaccatgctggtcatttatgaacatttgaacatcttggccatgttctgttataatctccacccggcacagccagaagaggactggtcacccctcatagcctggttcctctcttggtttcttcctaggtttttccgagccaccgtgcttctacacctgcattgcttgctgtttggggttttaggctggattcctgtacagcactttgatatttcagatgatgtaagaagggctatataaataaatttgatttgaatttgataaCAATTTTGAACAgataactagtaactgtaacggattacaattagaaagtaacctacccaaccctgctgACACATTACTGGATTTGTGAGATCTTTCAGTAGCAGAAGGGATTTTATTTAATATTAAATTCACGTCTAATTTACACACCAAACTACAAATTAACTGAAATGATTCCTTGACAGCCACTTCTGCATAGGCCGCAGACTGTCCCACACTCTCCTACACAGTTCTATTGATTTCATACTGTACAGGACCCTCAGGCACATTGTTGCCATCTCTAGACTGTCCTTGGCTCTCAGGCATCCAATTGTCCTCAGTTTGACTCAAAGTCTCTGGAACAGAGATATTGTGCTGGGGCTCAAACATGGGTCTATATATATAAACTCCCCCAGCAACTCCTAGCACAGTGGCAAAGGCTATCTGTGCAAAGGGTATCCTTCGTCGAAACATGTTCTCTCTGGATCAGGAGTCCCACCGACACTTGCATCGATGATCCTGGAAGAATAGAAGAGATTACCCAAAAGCTTTGCCTTGTATTGTCACACTGATGTACATTAAGCTTTTGCAGGAAGCACACAAAGCTTTCTTCATGGGCTTCAATTGTGTAGTAGAATGTCATTTCAAAAGTTTAAATCACGTGGATGTTGTGACATTATCAAGCTGCTACATATGCAGAGAAGGAAATGTAAGCATTTATAAAACATTGTGTGCATGATACAGCATTCGTGATGCAAACGCGAACTTCAGCTACATACATCATATGAATAATAATGACATGAATTGTTGTACGTCCCTGTGGTGTCAGATTATTTGTAACATGCGACATTGCAAAACTCTCCACTCATACTCAACCAGATCCTGCGCTACTACACTTACACGAATGCTAATTggttatcctaacctgctgtaTAAATCCCAACCTGCTACAAAGTCAACTTTCACAAAAACTGTATCCCCTTTAGACAAAGCCGTGGGTTGTTAGCcatagctagctggtgagagacACAAGGACACACAAATCTTGTTTTCATAATTTTTCTTGCTTTAACATAACTCACCCCGATCTTTTATGAAGTGTGTTTAGACCAAACCGTCTACAATATTAACAATTAAACAACTAATGCTGGTTATAAAACGACGTTTGGTTTGAGTGCAAAGGTCGAACATGCATCTACGGCGAATGAAAGGGGACAAGATAAAGGACAACAATTAACTTAAAATGAGATTTGGGACTTGTACGATTCATCCCCATAAAATGCATATAATAATTTATTAAATCAATTGTATGTTCTATAAGTGGTACAGATAACATTGCACGCTGTATACATTTACATCACCGATATGTAACACAATAATATCTTGACAATCGCATTCACTTTCCTAGGAATCGCCTGACGTCATCTACCTACGAGCACAAAGACGTAACTAACGTGGATTTTTTTTCAGTGAATATAATTGCAgttaaattgtttattttttgtattttatttttatttatattttttgtatgTTTGAGCATTGGTAAGACCTGTGTTTGGTTTGCTAGACATGTTTGATGTAGCAATGTAAGTTGATTTTTGTATTATGAATAACATAAATTTAAACTATATAGTGAAGAagaaacaaatcaaattgtatttgtcacatacacatggttagcagatgttaatgcgagtgtagcgaaatgcttgtgcttctagttccaacaatgcagtaataaccaacaagtaatctaactaacaattcctgatctactgtcttatacacagtgtaaggggataaagaatatgtacataaggatatatgaatgagtgatggtacagagcagcataggcaagatacagtagatggtatcgagtacagtatatacatatgagatgagtatgtaaacaaagtggcatagttaaagtggctagtgatacatgtattacataaggatgcagtcgatgatatagagtacagtatatacgtatgcatatgagatgaataatgtagggtaagtcacattatataaggtagcattgtttaaagtggctagtgatatatttacatcatttcccatcaattcccattattaaagtggctggagttgagtcagtgtcagtgtgttggcagcagccactcaatgttagtggtggctgtttaacagtctgatggccttgagatagaagctgtttttcagtctctcggtcccagctttgatgcacctgtactgacctcgccttctggatgatagcggggtgtacaggcagtggctcgggtggtagatgtccttgatgatctttatggccttcctgtaacatcgggtggtgtaggtgtcctggagggcaggtagtttgcccccgatgatgcgttgtgcagacctcactaccctctggagagccttacggttgagggcggagcagttgccgtatcaggcggtgatacagcccgcca encodes the following:
- the LOC135558843 gene encoding protein PIGBOS1, giving the protein MFRRRIPFAQIAFATVLGVAGGVYIYRPMFEPQHNISVPETLSQTEDNWMPESQGQSRDGNNVPEGPVQYEINRTV